Genomic segment of Armatimonadota bacterium:
TGCTATCTGGGGCTCGGGTGTGCCTGGACTGGAGGTGAAGAAGACAACCGAGGCCGGCGGACGCTCATACTTCCTTCCTGGGAAGATCACCCCAAAGGAGCTTCTTAGTGTCTTGGCCGGTGATTCATGGATCGAGCCGGTGCTCTATGTAGACAAGGGCGATACGGACGGTTGGCTGCATGTGCTCCACAGGGTGAAGTCGGGGAGGGACGTGTACCTCATCTGCAACCAGCAGCACGAGGGCGAGGCCAAGCGGTTTCGGATTCTGGCCGATTGCGCCGACGCGCATCCCGAGCGCTGGGACCCGATGCGCAACGAGATCACATCGCTGCCGAACGATGGAGAGGGCTTCGAACTGACGCTTGAGCCGATGGAAAGCGCGCTGATCGTCTTCAATCCGAACAAGGGCGCAAAGCGGCCGGAAGCGATCACGACTCAGAAGCCGAAGTCGGTCATCCCGGTGAAGGGCAACACGGCCAAGCCGAAGACCGGCGACGATCCGAATCTGCTCGAATCTCCGTGGGTCTGGTACCCCGAGGCCGATCCGCGGACGAATGCGCCGCCCGGCACAAGGTGGTTCCGCGCGGAGATCACCATGCCGGACAGGGCGGTCAAGGGCGGGCGCTTCCTTATCAGCGCCGACAACGAGTGGGTGCTCTACGTCAACGGGCAGAAGGCCGGTCAGAACAACCCCGGCGTGAACTCCTGGCAGAAACCAAAGGAAGTTCAGATCACCAAGTTCCTCAGGCCGGGCGTCAACGTGCTCGCGATCGCGGCCACCAACATCACGGACAAGCCGAGCCCCGCCGGGCTGATCGGGCGCTACTCGATCGGCCTCGAGTCGGGCGAACCGGTCGTCGGGAGCATTGACGGGTCGTGGAAGGCGTCGGACCGGGAGGTCCAGGGCTGGATGTCGGTCGGCTTCGACGACTCCGCGTGGCCGGGAGCGCAGGTCATCGCCGGGTACGGCGACGCTCCGTGGGGGAACATCGGGCAGTTCATCATGCCGGCGAACCCGTTCAAGGGGACGTGCCTGGTCCCTCAGCTTGGCAAGTCGAGGGTCTACCTGGAGATGGAGAACCTCGTGGAGGGCGCGAGCATCAAGGTCAACGGCAAGTACGCGGGAGGCATCATCGGCCGCCCGTTCCGCCTAGATGTATCGAAGCACCTAAGAGCGGGATCGAACAGGATCGAGATCGAGCCCTACGCGCCGGAGTCGGTGCGCCTGGCGGTGTATGTGGCAAAGTGACCGGTGATCAGTGAGACCAACCGTTCGGGCCGGAGTTGTACTCCGGACCGCGGCAGGTGTGAACCGGGAGGGAGTGCAACTCCCTCCCGAACATCATCGCTTCTCTCTCCCACCGATCACCTCTCACTGCCCTGCGCAACGCGGTAGTATGCGCGGGACAGGGAGTCCCGGGTGACGACGGCCTGCATGATCCGCTTGCGGATACTCGCGTCAAGCGACCCAAACGGTACGCGGGCGGCCTCGAACAGAGCCCCGTCGAGCAGCCGGGAGCGCTGAACAAGGCGGTTCTCCTTATCGGCAAGGCGCAGGTAGGCGTCCGCGAGCAGGACACGGGCGGCGGACGGCGCGCCGAGCCTGGCTGCGTTCTGAAGGCACGGGACGGCCCCGCTCAGATTGCCGCTACTGAGATGCTCGCGCGCCGAGGCGAGCCAGGTGTCCGCGTTCTCCCTACTCCGCGACTGTGACACAGGCTCGGTGACGTGCACCTGGTACTTGCCGGATATGTCGCAGAGCACGGCGAGCTTCGTGCCGTCGGGCGACCACCTCGGCGTCTGCTTCCGGCCGGCGAGAGGCGGGAGGGCGACGTACTCGAACCGGTCGGGGATCTTGCCGGTGTACGGCAGATTGCTGCTCGGCCGGGCCGCGTACGAAATGAGACGAAGCGTCCATCCGACCGTCGGCAGACGCTCGGGATGCACTCGATAGTCCTGGCCCGCGAGCTTCGCTTCCACGACGTTCGCGGTGAGATGCTTCGTGGGATGCCATGCCATCGGAAGGGGTCTCGACGCCGCCGGGCGCGGCCTGGCGGAGGTCCCCACCGGCTCGAACACCCCGAGCGTCCGGTATGTGTATGCGATCCCCTCCCAGCCTCTGCCCAGGAACTCCATGGCGACGTACTTCCCGTCCGGGGACCAGGCGCTGCGCCCGTAGACGGTATCCGTGCCGCCGCAGAAGTTCAGCCGCTCGCGCTCGGTGACGATGTCCACGGCCAACGCCACACCGTCGGCATCTCCGCCGCTGTCTCCGTAGGCGATCGTCCGGCTGTCCGGCGACCATGACATGCAGGTACGATACCAGCAGTTGACCCGGCGCACGACCTTTCCACTCTGGCCGTTCAGTATGGTGAATGACAGGTAGTCCGATCCAGGGTCGCCTGACACTAGTTGGCGGACGGCGACGTACCGGCCGTCCGGCGACCACTGTGGGTCGTTCGTCGAGACAACCTTCATGGACCTCGTCTCTATCCATTCCTCTCCCCGGAGATACTCCGCCTGGTGGAGACGGCGGGAAACCATCGCGACTCGATCGAGCGTCCAGAACTCCGTCCGGGTGGTAAAACCCGCGAGGCGGCTGTCCGGGGACCAGGTGATGTCATTGATCGGCCTTTCGAACGCATGGAATTGCTCCTCACCGGACTCGGTCCCGACCACCAGAATGCCGCCCGGCACTACGGCCGCAAGCAACTTCCGATCGGGCGAGAGGGTCGGAACGCTCATCCGGGCCATCGGCCTCTCCGCGAGCGCCCACGGCGGGCCGTCGAGGTCTTTTCGGTAGATGCCGTTCGCGGTCGAATACACGAGAGTGTCGTCGTCGAGCCACTCGAACCAGCGGATGGCATCCTCGGATTCCGTGACCTTCCCGGATGCGAGCGGCTGGAGCCAGGCATATTCGCCCTTCGGGACGTAGTCGCGGTCGGGGATGTCGTACCCCACGTTGATGATGGGCGGCGACGCAAGCATCCGGCGGAACTGCTTCTCGAGGGCCTTCTCGTCGGGACGGGCCAGGGACCTGTCGGCCGCGAGGAGCGCGTGAATCTGATCCGGTCGGGCAGTACCCTGCTCGAGGATCTCGGCGAGCGTCTCGTCGGCGGGCTTCGGCGTAGTCGGCGCGGAAGGAGGACGCTTGATCGGCGCTACCGACCCGGGCGGCCTGTTCGCGAGATGCCAGGCGGCAGACAGAATGATCAGCACGGCCAGAACGCCGAGCAGAAGGGTGCTTCGCGAGATACGCATGGTGGACGGCCTCCGATGAGATGTACGATGGCCCTTCATAGTATGTTACTTGCAGAGCCGTCATCGAGCAGGACTTCTTCGGGGACTCGGCTAAGTCTACGTTATCCGCATCTCAGGAAGGTTTGCCGTGACCAGACTTGCGCTTCTCTCGCTCATCATCTCCATGCTGTTGGCCGGGCGGTCGCTGTCCGATGCGCCGGAATTGAAGTTCAGGGAGCAGTTCATCCGCGGGCTGGCGGCCGGCGTCCCGGATATCCTCAAACGCCAGGACCCGAATACCGGCCGGTTCGGGACCGGCATCTGGATCGTGACCGACCAGAACGTGATGTTCACGCTGGCCGTGGCCTGGGCCACTCATTCGCCCGAGAACCCGTATTACCACGACCAGGGGCTGCTCGACGCCATCGTCGCCGCCGGTGACGCTCTGATAGAGGACGCGGACGAGAACGGCCAGTGGGAGTTCCGAAAGAAGGACGGCTCGACCTGGGGCAAGATCTACATGCCCTGGACGTACGGCGCCTGGATCAGGTCATACGCGCTCGTGCGCGAAGGCATGACTGCCGACCAGATGAAGCGTTGGGACGAGGCGCTCATCCGAGGATACACGAACATCGCGGCAACCCAGCTCGTCAAGGTACACAACATCCCCGCCTTCCACGCGATGGGACTATACGTAGCCGGGCAGGTGTTCGATCGGCCTGAGTGGAGGGACCAGGCGCGGAAGTTTCTCGGGAGGGTCATAGCCGAGCAGGACCCTGCCGGATTCTGGTCGGAGAACTACGGGCCGGTGGTCATGTACGGCTCGGTCTACACGACCGCGCTGGGGATATACTACGCGGCCTCGGGCGACGAATCGGTCATGCCCGCGCTGGAGCGCGCCGCCGGGTTCTATGCGAACTTCATCTACCCGAACGGCTCGGCGGTCGAGACCGTTGACGAGCGCAACCCGTATCACGGATCGGTGCGCTGGCCGAACGTGTCATTCACCCTCACTCCGGAGGGGCGCGGGTTCGTCAGCCAGCAGATGGGCCTCCTGGCGCGAAGGAATCTGCCGATCTCGGCCGAGAACATGGCGGACTACATCGCCTGCGGGCAGGAAGGCCCGACTACTGCGACCGCCGCGCAGGAGACGGATCGGACGTTCTCGCTCAGCGACGACAAGGCGTTGATTCGCCGGAAGGGACCCTGGTTCGTCTGCCTCTCCGCCTACTGCTGCCCGATCCCCAAGAGCCGCTGGCTTCAGGACCGACAGAACCTGGCAAGCATCTGGCACGACCGCGTCGGCCTGATAGTCGGCGGCGGGAACACGAAGCTGCAGCCGCTGTGGAGCAACTTCACGGTCGGCGACACGGAGCTACTGAAGCACGAGCCGGGCGATGAGACGCCGGACTTCACGCCGAAAGGACCGCTCTTCCACATCCCGTCCGAAGCCTCCATCAAGCCGGACGACCCGATCGGACTGAACTTGACCTACGGCGATGAGAGATGCCATGTCTTCGTCGAGACGGTGGACGACGACACCGCGCTCATCCATGTGCGCTCGACCCTGCGCTCGGGGATGCCGGTCGAGGGCCATGTCACTCTACTGCCGCACGTCGGGCTAGCGCTGCGTACGGGAGATGCGCCGGAGCGGGTACTGGGCGAGGACGCGTTCACGATGACGAGCGAGGAAGCGGGCGGATGGATCTCGCACGCGGGGTGGAAGCTATCGCTGCCTGAGGGATCGCGGGTGATCTGGCCGGCTCTGCCGCACAATCCTTACGTAAAGGACGGATCGGCGAAGATCGGCGAGGGAAGGATCGTGGTCGCAGTCCCCTTCACGCCCGGGCACAGGGAGTGTGTGTTGAAGCTGACAATCGAGTAACCAGCTACCAGTGCTACCCCAACTAAATACCGGTCACTGGTTACTTCCTCCGCCTGACCTCATACCGGATGAACGTCTTCGGCTCTCTGGCGTCCGGCCGCGTTAGGTACTCCTCCTCGTGCGGGCCGGCGATCTCGAAGCCGCTCTCCTCGATGAACCTGTGCAAGTGCTCGATCGTCGGACCTTCCTCGCTGTAGGGGCCGACGTGTAGTATCTGGGCCACGGCGCCGTACTCCCAGACCTCGATCCGCACGTCGGGACTCTCGACCTTCCTCGGCAGTTCAGTCGTGCCGTCAGGGATAGGAAGTCCCCAGAGGCCGGTCCACTGATCCTTCGGCAGCAGATGCGCGTCCGGCCACCGGGCTCGCAGGCCTGTTACCTTGAAGTCCTCGAGACCCTCCTTGCGTCGCTGGAACTTCAGGCCGTAGACAGCGCCGTAGAGAGCGGGAAACACCTCTTCGCCGACGACGTTGGGATCGCCCTTGCTCTCGACGACCGCCATGGTGTAC
This window contains:
- a CDS encoding GyrI-like domain-containing protein; this encodes MPGEDRFKEPRIFDMPSYTMAVVESKGDPNVVGEEVFPALYGAVYGLKFQRRKEGLEDFKVTGLRARWPDAHLLPKDQWTGLWGLPIPDGTTELPRKVESPDVRIEVWEYGAVAQILHVGPYSEEGPTIEHLHRFIEESGFEIAGPHEEEYLTRPDAREPKTFIRYEVRRRK
- a CDS encoding PD40 domain-containing protein; translation: MRISRSTLLLGVLAVLIILSAAWHLANRPPGSVAPIKRPPSAPTTPKPADETLAEILEQGTARPDQIHALLAADRSLARPDEKALEKQFRRMLASPPIINVGYDIPDRDYVPKGEYAWLQPLASGKVTESEDAIRWFEWLDDDTLVYSTANGIYRKDLDGPPWALAERPMARMSVPTLSPDRKLLAAVVPGGILVVGTESGEEQFHAFERPINDITWSPDSRLAGFTTRTEFWTLDRVAMVSRRLHQAEYLRGEEWIETRSMKVVSTNDPQWSPDGRYVAVRQLVSGDPGSDYLSFTILNGQSGKVVRRVNCWYRTCMSWSPDSRTIAYGDSGGDADGVALAVDIVTERERLNFCGGTDTVYGRSAWSPDGKYVAMEFLGRGWEGIAYTYRTLGVFEPVGTSARPRPAASRPLPMAWHPTKHLTANVVEAKLAGQDYRVHPERLPTVGWTLRLISYAARPSSNLPYTGKIPDRFEYVALPPLAGRKQTPRWSPDGTKLAVLCDISGKYQVHVTEPVSQSRSRENADTWLASAREHLSSGNLSGAVPCLQNAARLGAPSAARVLLADAYLRLADKENRLVQRSRLLDGALFEAARVPFGSLDASIRKRIMQAVVTRDSLSRAYYRVAQGSER